The following coding sequences are from one Cystobacter fuscus DSM 2262 window:
- a CDS encoding alpha/beta hydrolase, whose product MPSPREPGGVHPLTLDIAVPEGPGPFPAIVFIHGGGWVIGDLEDFGDRIQEASRRGFVGVTLNYRLADLDDGRGKALHPWPAQMQDVRCALRWLAANAATYKVDTSRAGVIGGSAGGHLAMMSAYARNDARFEPAYCPYSENLEVKAVVSMCGAGDPASVYETTQWWIKPYLTRFLALPDGAKVRDAPEVFADVSNLTYMGHGPKVPLLILQGTEDTLVLPEVQRSFAVSAQLLGQEVHVQYLEGAGHDIDATHRAESDELIWKWFGERL is encoded by the coding sequence GTGCCCAGCCCGCGCGAGCCAGGTGGGGTGCATCCGCTGACGCTCGACATCGCAGTGCCAGAGGGGCCGGGGCCCTTTCCCGCGATCGTCTTCATCCATGGTGGCGGGTGGGTCATCGGAGATCTGGAAGACTTCGGAGATCGAATCCAGGAAGCGAGCCGGCGGGGCTTCGTCGGGGTGACCCTCAACTATCGGCTCGCGGACCTTGACGATGGACGCGGCAAGGCGCTCCACCCCTGGCCGGCGCAAATGCAGGACGTGCGGTGTGCGCTCCGGTGGCTCGCCGCGAATGCCGCCACGTACAAAGTGGATACGAGCAGGGCCGGGGTGATTGGCGGGTCCGCTGGAGGGCACCTCGCGATGATGTCGGCGTACGCCCGGAACGACGCGCGCTTCGAGCCGGCCTATTGCCCCTACAGCGAGAACCTCGAGGTGAAGGCCGTGGTGTCCATGTGCGGCGCCGGTGACCCCGCGTCCGTCTATGAGACGACGCAGTGGTGGATCAAACCCTACCTCACCCGGTTCCTCGCGCTGCCGGACGGAGCGAAGGTGCGGGATGCGCCCGAGGTCTTCGCTGACGTCAGCAACCTCACCTACATGGGCCATGGGCCCAAGGTTCCACTGCTGATTCTCCAGGGGACGGAGGACACCCTCGTCCTCCCCGAGGTGCAGCGATCCTTCGCGGTATCGGCTCAACTGCTCGGGCAGGAAGTCCACGTCCAATACCTCGAAGGCGCGGGCCACGACATCGATGCCACCCACCGGGCCGAGTCGGACGAGCTCATCTGGAAGTGGTTCGGGGAGCGGCTATGA
- a CDS encoding tannase/feruloyl esterase family alpha/beta hydrolase: protein MHSDNKTNHFLFSLGVTLLLGGCTPPPTPPAPEETAQQRCERLRGKALDGASITEATLVAASSTLPEYCKVTGLLPVDLQFEVRLPSDWNGKTVYAGGGGFDGSIPSTDVYTAQGYAAIASNGGHTGLFDGSFALDPEKLADYADRSIHRVLPFAKDIIRERYGRNSEKTYFEGCSNGGREALIEAQRWPDDFDGIVARAPAYNFVELALAFNRNFQQLSKPGANFSAARLATLGKAVLDACDDKDGLTDGIISHTAACQFDPGTLQCTGADQDTCLTAEQVASARTLYSPMRLEGIVINEGWPAGGEADPLGWAPWMTGNGNALFTGGGLLQLGMLRYFITRDPNHDTLAFAPQAWLPRISEVSAQVSANSADLERFRARGGKLILWHGGIDAAISQNGTAAYYQRVVQASGGQATADSFVEYFPAPGVHHCGGGPGADSVNLLSALEDWVEKGIAPSRANLVATKVDLQTGAPLLARPLCKYPLYPRYKGEGDPASAASFTCAAP, encoded by the coding sequence ATGCACAGCGACAACAAGACCAACCATTTTTTGTTCTCACTGGGGGTGACGCTGCTGCTCGGAGGGTGCACTCCGCCCCCTACGCCCCCCGCTCCCGAGGAAACAGCCCAGCAACGCTGTGAACGCCTCCGCGGGAAGGCCCTCGACGGCGCCAGCATCACCGAGGCCACGCTCGTCGCCGCCTCCAGCACCCTGCCCGAGTACTGCAAGGTCACCGGTCTGCTCCCCGTCGATCTTCAGTTCGAGGTGCGTCTGCCCTCCGACTGGAATGGGAAGACCGTCTACGCCGGAGGCGGTGGCTTCGACGGCTCGATTCCCTCAACGGATGTCTATACGGCGCAGGGCTACGCCGCCATCGCCTCCAATGGAGGACACACGGGTTTGTTCGATGGCTCCTTCGCCCTGGACCCCGAGAAGCTCGCGGACTACGCCGACCGCTCCATCCACCGGGTGCTGCCCTTCGCCAAGGACATCATCCGCGAGCGCTACGGCAGGAATTCCGAGAAGACCTACTTCGAGGGCTGCTCCAATGGCGGCCGCGAGGCCCTCATCGAGGCCCAGCGCTGGCCCGACGACTTCGACGGCATCGTCGCCCGCGCCCCCGCCTACAACTTCGTGGAGCTGGCGCTCGCCTTCAACCGCAACTTCCAGCAGCTCTCGAAGCCCGGCGCCAACTTCTCCGCCGCCAGGCTCGCCACCCTGGGCAAGGCGGTCCTCGACGCCTGTGACGACAAGGACGGCCTCACCGACGGCATCATCTCCCACACGGCCGCCTGCCAGTTCGATCCCGGCACGCTCCAATGCACCGGCGCGGACCAGGACACCTGTCTGACGGCGGAGCAGGTCGCCTCGGCCCGCACCCTCTATTCCCCCATGCGGCTCGAGGGCATCGTCATCAACGAGGGCTGGCCCGCTGGCGGCGAGGCGGATCCCCTCGGCTGGGCCCCGTGGATGACCGGCAATGGCAACGCCCTCTTCACGGGCGGCGGTCTCTTGCAGCTCGGCATGCTCCGCTACTTCATCACCCGGGACCCGAACCACGACACCCTGGCTTTCGCTCCCCAGGCGTGGCTGCCACGCATCTCCGAGGTCTCCGCGCAGGTGTCCGCCAACAGCGCCGACCTCGAACGGTTTCGTGCCCGGGGCGGCAAGCTCATCCTCTGGCACGGCGGCATCGACGCGGCCATCTCCCAGAACGGCACGGCCGCCTATTACCAGCGCGTGGTGCAGGCGTCCGGCGGACAGGCCACGGCGGACTCCTTCGTCGAGTACTTCCCCGCCCCGGGCGTCCACCACTGCGGGGGCGGCCCCGGCGCGGACAGCGTGAATCTGCTCTCCGCGCTGGAAGACTGGGTGGAGAAGGGCATCGCGCCCTCCCGCGCGAACCTCGTGGCGACCAAGGTGGACCTCCAGACCGGCGCACCGCTGCTCGCCAGGCCCTTGTGCAAGTACCCCCTCTATCCCCGCTACAAGGGAGAGGGCGACCCCGCGTCCGCGGCGAGCTTCACGTGCGCCGCCCCCTGA
- a CDS encoding alpha/beta hydrolase, producing the protein MKRYAPLALVPQPWRDVSLAALAATMNLGIAVLALASCSSAPEEQPPPETTPEVVQLWPGAAPGTESWTGPEVSRVDTGSVGEIQITTHVTVPTMTVVRPAPGKANGTAMLVLPGGAFAALAWDVEGTKVARWLADRGITAFVLKYRVRPFTPTPGQESPPDLTEILLQLEAHRQIAIADATQAVRILRQDAANHGINPDRIGMIGFSAGAITTMGVLLENDAAVRPNFAASIYGMSMTAAPRVPADAPPLLLVAAQDDVIMATGSTQIFGLWTEANRPAELHLYEKGGHGFGMRPRGLPVDHWPAVLEAWLDAHGLLSNAASTR; encoded by the coding sequence ATGAAGCGATACGCGCCCCTCGCCCTGGTCCCGCAACCCTGGCGGGATGTTTCCCTGGCCGCTCTGGCCGCAACGATGAATCTTGGCATCGCGGTGCTGGCCTTGGCTTCCTGCTCCAGCGCTCCTGAAGAACAGCCGCCGCCGGAGACGACGCCAGAGGTGGTGCAGCTCTGGCCGGGAGCCGCGCCCGGGACCGAGAGCTGGACCGGACCCGAAGTGAGCCGGGTAGACACGGGGTCCGTAGGCGAGATTCAGATAACGACCCACGTCACCGTGCCGACGATGACCGTCGTTCGCCCCGCGCCCGGGAAGGCCAATGGAACGGCGATGTTGGTCCTTCCCGGTGGCGCCTTCGCCGCGCTCGCTTGGGATGTAGAAGGGACCAAAGTGGCCCGCTGGCTGGCCGATCGAGGCATCACCGCGTTCGTCCTCAAGTATCGCGTGCGCCCCTTCACTCCAACTCCCGGCCAAGAATCTCCGCCGGACCTGACCGAGATTCTGCTCCAACTGGAAGCTCATCGCCAAATCGCCATCGCTGATGCCACGCAGGCTGTCCGTATTCTTCGTCAGGACGCTGCAAATCATGGCATCAACCCTGATCGGATCGGCATGATCGGCTTTTCGGCGGGTGCGATTACCACCATGGGCGTCCTGCTCGAGAACGACGCCGCCGTGCGGCCGAACTTCGCCGCGTCGATCTACGGCATGTCGATGACCGCCGCGCCGCGGGTGCCGGCCGACGCGCCGCCTCTGCTCCTTGTCGCCGCGCAGGACGATGTCATCATGGCCACGGGCAGCACCCAGATCTTCGGCCTGTGGACCGAGGCAAATCGGCCGGCCGAACTTCACCTCTATGAAAAGGGCGGGCACGGCTTCGGTATGCGCCCGCGGGGACTCCCCGTCGACCACTGGCCCGCGGTACTGGAAGCGTGGCTGGACGCGCACGGCCTGCTCTCGAACGCGGCATCGACCCGATGA
- a CDS encoding DUF6351 family protein — translation MHQSRLFASLTAAAMVAACGSSGGRTVENIRTLSNRADLVSGGDVLVEVVLKPGTDSKDVRVLLNGATDVTSAFSTRADGRFLGVVSGLRNGSNSLSASIGGGARMSLSMTNHPLGGPVFSGPQLQPWVCEPEASNLGPAVDDQCNVATPKVDYLYKSTDPAQTMLLPYDAANPPLDVAQTTTDAGMTVPFIVRRETGTINRGIYSFAFISDPKQQATPAQPPVGWNGALFYIFQGGALPQHRQGPVIASPQADVLAIPQLAKGYATAASSLTIFGQNTNSVVSAETLMMVKEKVAESIGEIQFTLSMGGSGGSIQQNLIVNAYPGLIDGINPSATYADVWSTNTEVQDCSLLVRYFDTVSPALWTNVSQQNAVMDNGDLAPGTCRAWVQLGHLDEGWANPESTACHHPTTVLAGPRTSQPWMYSASNPKGARCTLQDYQRNIFGTRPDGFAGRAYDNVGVQYGLEALKAGMISVDQFLDLNEKVGGRDINWGWTAQRTVADPDALTALYRTGQMNLMNNAASTPILDEKLCINLEIHSCFHSYKMRERLRQSTGSIVNHVLVLDKTHDDLSGFDTLAAWVRSIKSDKTADTLETKVARHKPANAVDACWINGRRETDPATCAAAKPYFGDPRTGAGAPITVGATKCQLTAPDRASYGVSMTDEQWARLQAIFTQGVCDWSKPGVEQTAAVPWLSFANGPGGTPIGPEPTASRH, via the coding sequence GTGCATCAGTCGAGACTCTTTGCATCTTTAACGGCCGCCGCCATGGTAGCCGCTTGTGGTAGCAGCGGCGGCCGAACGGTGGAAAACATTCGTACTCTGTCGAACCGCGCGGACCTCGTCTCTGGCGGAGATGTTCTGGTCGAGGTGGTACTGAAACCGGGTACTGACAGCAAGGACGTGCGCGTGCTTCTCAATGGCGCGACGGATGTCACATCAGCGTTCAGCACACGCGCCGACGGAAGGTTCCTGGGGGTTGTCAGCGGGCTTCGAAATGGCTCGAACAGCCTTTCCGCCAGCATTGGCGGTGGGGCCAGGATGTCGCTTTCGATGACCAATCATCCACTGGGCGGACCCGTCTTCTCAGGACCGCAGTTACAGCCATGGGTCTGTGAACCAGAGGCGAGCAATCTTGGCCCAGCAGTGGACGATCAATGCAACGTTGCTACACCCAAGGTGGACTACCTGTACAAGTCCACGGACCCCGCGCAGACAATGTTGCTGCCTTACGATGCAGCGAATCCGCCCCTTGATGTCGCGCAGACCACAACGGACGCGGGCATGACTGTTCCCTTCATCGTCCGTCGAGAAACTGGAACAATCAATCGAGGAATCTATTCATTCGCGTTCATCTCCGACCCAAAGCAGCAAGCGACGCCAGCGCAGCCGCCCGTTGGATGGAACGGTGCTCTCTTCTACATCTTCCAAGGCGGCGCACTCCCGCAGCATCGCCAAGGCCCCGTTATCGCCTCTCCGCAGGCCGATGTCCTCGCGATCCCGCAGCTGGCCAAGGGGTATGCGACCGCTGCATCCTCGCTCACGATCTTTGGACAGAACACGAACAGCGTTGTCTCGGCTGAAACGCTCATGATGGTGAAGGAGAAGGTCGCCGAGTCCATCGGCGAAATACAGTTCACGCTCTCGATGGGGGGCTCAGGCGGTTCCATACAGCAGAACTTGATTGTCAATGCGTATCCGGGCTTGATCGACGGGATCAACCCAAGTGCCACCTACGCAGACGTCTGGTCGACGAACACCGAGGTACAAGATTGTTCGCTCCTCGTTCGCTACTTCGACACCGTCTCACCGGCGCTCTGGACGAACGTGAGCCAGCAGAATGCGGTGATGGACAACGGGGATCTTGCGCCGGGTACTTGCCGCGCTTGGGTGCAACTGGGTCATCTCGATGAAGGCTGGGCAAACCCGGAAAGCACGGCCTGCCATCACCCGACTACCGTACTGGCAGGCCCACGTACGTCACAACCATGGATGTACAGCGCAAGCAACCCGAAAGGCGCGCGGTGCACGTTACAGGACTACCAGCGAAACATCTTTGGCACCAGGCCTGATGGCTTTGCAGGACGAGCCTATGACAACGTCGGCGTACAGTATGGGCTCGAGGCGCTCAAAGCTGGAATGATCTCCGTTGATCAGTTCCTGGACCTCAACGAGAAGGTCGGCGGGCGGGACATCAACTGGGGTTGGACAGCGCAGCGGACGGTCGCGGACCCCGATGCGCTCACCGCGCTGTATCGGACAGGTCAGATGAACCTCATGAACAACGCGGCATCGACTCCGATCCTCGACGAGAAGCTGTGCATCAACCTCGAGATTCACTCCTGCTTTCACAGTTACAAGATGCGCGAGCGACTGCGCCAGTCGACAGGTTCGATCGTCAATCACGTTCTTGTACTCGACAAGACTCATGACGATCTATCCGGGTTTGATACCCTCGCGGCTTGGGTGCGGTCCATCAAGTCGGACAAGACCGCTGACACTCTCGAGACCAAGGTGGCCAGGCATAAGCCAGCCAACGCGGTAGATGCCTGCTGGATAAATGGACGGCGAGAGACGGATCCCGCGACCTGCGCCGCTGCAAAACCGTACTTCGGTGATCCACGTACCGGCGCCGGGGCTCCGATCACGGTCGGAGCGACCAAGTGTCAACTGACCGCCCCTGATCGAGCTTCTTACGGAGTCAGCATGACCGACGAGCAGTGGGCACGCCTTCAAGCGATATTCACCCAGGGGGTGTGCGATTGGAGTAAGCCCGGTGTCGAGCAAACGGCTGCTGTTCCTTGGTTGTCGTTTGCGAATGGTCCTGGTGGGACGCCAATAGGACCTGAGCCGACCGCCAGCCGACACTAG